The DNA segment cttattaattatgccaattatcaattatttcttAAAACATTACCTTCTTTTATTAAATGTGATTTTAGTCCTTTTAAAATATAGATTCTCAACTCTCAAAAACTAGATGGATGGAGTGCAACAGTATGAGATGGAAAAAGGTGAGTTCAATCTTTCTTCCCTTCTTTTTTCGTGGAAAGATACGAATGATGGAAGCATTTTATACGAGACTCTCATTAAAAAGCATTCTTTCTAAATATGgattggaaaaagaaaaggggtGCATCGTTTAGatgtataaagataaaaatttatttatttttccatatttcttttttttattattaagaatattaatgttattattattattattattttcttataaaagaaagaataacAAATTACATTTGATTCCTCCTAAAATTATGACTTGTTACACTCAATATTCCTCCTTAATATAACAACAATAATgaatgtaaaatttaatataaactaTTTAGAACATGTTTATGGACGCGTTGCATTCAGTTGGCGCACGTTCCAATCGAACGTTTTGTAAGAAACAAGAGTTTTTACCTTTGCTTCAACATCCACTTAAGGGGTTCAAAACGAAATTATGAGTTATTTTCTCGagttcaataaataataaaaagtaaaatatataaatattttagacttacttacatattttatcatctaattttactattttgtcTTGTATAAAGAACACTTTAGAAACTTTAATTTGATTACTCACATACATAGTCAATAAAATccaaacttaattatatattttatcatctattttttttattttgcaaatttaatcatcagtttttttaataaattttatcacttaaatttttaatttttatatgtttttatcaaTGGTGACATGTCAATAAAAAGAAGttactaatttttataaaatgagattattcaacattgttttgttattaacataatgataaaatgtgtaaagtttaaaaaatttaatagtaaaatttacaacaataaaatttacacaataaaattcacaaaaaattatgttagtaaaatgataaaatgtgtaattaaacttaaaaactaaagcaataattatattaatgacattaaaggaattaaaactaataaaatattttaaaaagttaaaagtatCTCTCATTAAGGTTagagataattttgaaaagaaataatgttaaattaaattaattaattaaatattaatgaattagcttttaaaaactgttttctatccaaattcatttattaaatattagtgAATTAGCTTTTAAAtattagtaataattttttttattcaacttcatttataGTACTCCTCAACAAGTTAACTTtctccctcaaaaaaaaaaaaaaaattaaccttctCTTTTTGACCTCAAcccttcctctctctctctttctttctttatggcTCTTCTGTCTGTTCTGCTTTTGCAATGAATGCAGCACCACAACGCTTATCATCCACACTAACCTTTCCTTATTAATACTCAAACCCTCCCTTTCTTTCACTCCCTTCCTCTTTATCTTCAACCTCTCACTCCAACTCTCTTCTCTGATCCACAACCTTAACTTTCTGCATTCTGAGAAAGGTGATGAATCTTCTACTTCTTCCATGAACTctcaaaatcaccaattttCTTCTTAAAGTACCCATCTCTAGTTAGTTGCACTTGTTCAGCTAGTGGGTAtgagtttgttttcttgcttgtgCTTAGTACAATTAGCAATGGAGGATCTGCATCTCTGCATGCTtagtttttcagttttttttttttaaatttcactttttgattttttacctttttggttttttggttTTAGGTTCTGCATTCTGGCTGAGTTTTCTTTAACAACACAGGTGgttaaagtgttttttttttaaattctttttggtCAAGTGATTTTCAGTTTTGTTACTTACTCTTACTCTCACTCACTTTGTTCGGTGATTTGGTTCAGTTTCTTGGAGTTTCTCAAAATTCAAGAGAATTTTCATCCTTTTTCCTCTGCATATATACTTTCGGCGGTGTCATGTCAAAtggaaattttgtatttttagtttttattttattccatgCCATGTTCATCTCTTTCCTACTCACGTTTCTCTGATTTCTTCTGCAACCTTGTTTTTTGGTTGGTTTGACCCTTATTTTTTCATGGGAACAATTTAGTTGAGttattaatttactatttttttaattgggggtatatatgaatatgatataATTATGTAACGTTTACTCGATCTCCTATGCGCTTTTTTGGTCTCTCTTTGATTCTTTTTTGACAAGATCGTAGTCTCTTTCGTCCTTTTCTGCTTTTTGGGTTTTCACTTTATCTCTTCTCGTATTTCTGTGTAGTGGGAACCAGACTTTTTTTCGTAGTTGTACTGATTTTCTTGCTTTAtagtcacttttttttctttctctctctctctctgaattGTCTACTTCCTCATTTACCAAGTTTTTGCTTTGTGGTTTGCAGAAGTAAACGAGGAAAAGGGCATGGAAAATCATAGTATTTTGTAACTAAATGCTTTTGTTCTTGTGAATTAATTTTCATTCACTTTCAGATTTGTGAGTTCAAGTACATTTATTGTGTTTCTCTACTTAGATGTTCTTGTTTTTCTTATGCTTTTGGGTTTTTTTAGCctgaaagtttttctttttaaatcatgttgttcctttttctccttctactactagtcttttttttattactttttttttatatttattctggGGTTGTTTTGAATTTAGAAAGTGAAGGTTAGAGAGAAGCTTTTCATTGAATACAATATATATCTTTTGTGTGTTGCGGCGTGCAATTGGAGATCACTTGCCTTGATATTTATTTGATCTAATGAAGATctatttttagtgaaaagaagAAGACAGAATTTTTGGGGGTCTAGACCCGTTTGAAACATGCAAATGGGACATGGTCTATAATGTTCTGGTTTTGTGTTCTAGTTAGGTTCAGTTTTTAATGCGAAGTTTCTGGATTAAATTATTTCAAAGTCTTCATTTTGATGCTGTCAATGTTGGGACAGATTTTTAGTATATTCTATTCCTTATTCACATGTTGGggtgttttttttgttcatataaTAACTTATTTTGCTGAgcctttttttccccttttactTGTTACAATGGCTAGATTTTTCAAGAccctatattaattatttattgccACTTGTTTTCTTGTGTTTCAGCTGGTTTCATCATCTATTCAAATAGCTTCCAgcataatattttgaatttgactGCTAAGGAAAGACCCCATTTTTCTGAGTTGTAAAGtgacttatatttttttgagcTGAGAGGAATATTTGGAATCAAGGATTGTGTGCTTGGTTGACCAGACTTGCTATCTCAGCAATTGATGTGAGATCCACGGGGCGAAAAAAGAAGCAACTTGGCCTTATATTATTCATCAGATGTCTGCATTCTGGAGCTGAGGAAATGGGTTGTTGCATCTCAACAAGCAGTAGGAGTACTTGTAGCAGCAAGAGCAATGGAGATATGGTCTCTCCATCTTGCTTAGAAATTGGATGCTGTGGCCAAAAGAGAACAAGGAGAACATTCTCTGATCATGTTATTTCTCTCCACCATTTACCATCCTTACCTAGCAGAATTTTCTCCAATGGAAAGAGCCGCGGTTCGTGCATATTTACACAGCAGGGCCGCAAGGGTATTAATCAGGATGCCATGATTGTGTGGGAAGTAAGTATGTTCTTCTTGTTCCATGTTAAGCTGAGATTAATTTTGGAGAAGtagatgtttttgtttcttagtCTCTTCTaggaaacttaaaaaaataagcaattgTTTAAGCTAAACCAAACTTGCATTTATTGAGGATGATGCATCGCTCCCATTGATTGAAGAGAGACCTGGTTAAATTTAGGCATTGACATTCTATTCTGGATCTGTGTTTGCGCAGGATTTCATGTCCGAAGATACTATCTTTTGTGGTGTCTTTGATGGCCATGGTCCACACGGTCATCTAGTCGCGCGCAAAGTGAGGGATGCATTGCCAATTAAGCTAATTTCGTCTTTGCATTCTAATGAATCTAAGCGAAATGGGTCAGGTAAAACTTGCTTCAAAGGGAATGTAAAACCTGATAGTGGAGAATCTGAGAAGGATTGCTCTGCGGAGGATAAACTGAACTCAACATGGAGGGAAGCTTTCATGAAGGCATACAAGGCTATGGACAAAGAGCTCAGGTCTCATCCGAATCTGGATTGCTTCTGTAGTGGGAGCACTGCTGTGACTATAGTGAAGCAGGTAGTAAAATAAAAGAGCAATATCTACACTTAATGTTTCCCATTCTTTTTCAGTTATCTCAATTTCTTATCATACCAGGGTTCAAATCTGTTCATGGGCTATATCGGGGATTCTCGAGCAATCATGGGATCCAAGGATAGCAATGACTCCATGGTGGCTATTCAGTTGACTGTTGATTTAAAGCCTGATTTGCCAAGTGTGTCATTGTTATATGCCTTCAACATTTATCCTCTCTGTTGAATATATGCTTTTGTCTAGATTTAACTTGATTCAAAATTGGTTGGAAATTCTTATAGGGGAAGCAGAGAGAATTAAGAAGTGCAGAGGTAGGGTATTTGCTTTGCAAGATGAGCCTGAAGTGCCTAGGGTGTGGTTGCCTTTTGATGATGCGCCGGGATTAGCCATGGCTAGAGCATTTGGTGATTTCTGCTTGAAGGAGTATGGTGTGATTTCTATACCTGAATTTTCTCACCGGCAGCTTACAGACAGAGATCAGTTCATTGTTCTTGCCTCAGATGGGGTAGGAATTTTCAATCACATCTCCCTTTCTTTATTTGTTCGATCAAATTTTACTTTGCGATTTTGAAGTTAGTTTCTGCTGGTTAGTAGAGTTTCGATTGCCATGAAGTCATCATACCAGGTCAAGctgtgatagaaaaaaaaaagtgatcagTGTAGGCAAAAGTTCAAATTAGTTGATAgtaataattagttataaattatggCATAGCATTAACCATATGGTGATAGGGAGGCAACTGTGGTTAGGCTTCTGAAACCAACCATTGAATAGAATAGAATTTTTAGCAATCTTGACATGGTTGTCAATTTGCAGCGTAACAGTTGGATTACCTAGCCTTTGATCACTCTAGATGTAAAATTTACACAATGGTATGTTTGAAGTGATAAGCTTTCTTCAACACAAGGAAACAGATAAAGTCAAATG comes from the Glycine soja cultivar W05 chromosome 6, ASM419377v2, whole genome shotgun sequence genome and includes:
- the LOC114417237 gene encoding probable protein phosphatase 2C 52, with product MGCCISTSSRSTCSSKSNGDMVSPSCLEIGCCGQKRTRRTFSDHVISLHHLPSLPSRIFSNGKSRGSCIFTQQGRKGINQDAMIVWEDFMSEDTIFCGVFDGHGPHGHLVARKVRDALPIKLISSLHSNESKRNGSGKTCFKGNVKPDSGESEKDCSAEDKLNSTWREAFMKAYKAMDKELRSHPNLDCFCSGSTAVTIVKQGSNLFMGYIGDSRAIMGSKDSNDSMVAIQLTVDLKPDLPREAERIKKCRGRVFALQDEPEVPRVWLPFDDAPGLAMARAFGDFCLKEYGVISIPEFSHRQLTDRDQFIVLASDGVWDVLSNEEVVEIVSSAPTRSSAARILVDSAAREWKHKYPTSKMDDCAVVCLFLDGKMDSESDYEEQGFSSATIQSNHSGNPIESDDGQKSEPSLQRNFTVRSSEENEANGALSVDVVEDATSSADDQNWSGLEGVTRVNSLVQLPRFSEERPKS